From Cellulomonas fimi ATCC 484, a single genomic window includes:
- a CDS encoding methylenetetrahydrofolate reductase — protein MSAPTVSPAGTVPDEALGTRTVSRRATGPHVAAVDRPLAAVDRPTVSFELFPPRNPGAAPRLWDTIQHLADAHPDFVSVTYGASGSTRQTTRALVRRLLRETSLNPIAHLTCVGTSRAEITAIVEEFLDEGARSFLALRGDPPAGQPDWQPHPDGLHTASELVELLREIESRRCAGSPSQAVRARVRPLSVAVAAFPRGNAATGGTRAQDVASLLAKQEAGADFAITQLFFDAEAYLGLVAEARDAGVTIPIVPGIIPATDPARLLRVQDLSGVPVPRDLLDLLGSADDDVERHRRGVRYGVDLVRGVLDGGAPGVHLYTFNQHHAALDLLEGAGLDGGARTGRQAAPDPTSPDPTHEGQTPR, from the coding sequence GTGAGCGCGCCCACGGTCTCCCCCGCCGGCACCGTCCCGGACGAGGCGCTCGGGACCCGCACGGTCAGCCGCCGCGCAACGGGTCCGCACGTCGCCGCCGTCGACCGCCCGCTCGCGGCCGTGGACCGCCCGACGGTGTCGTTCGAGCTGTTCCCGCCGCGCAACCCCGGCGCAGCGCCGCGCCTCTGGGACACCATCCAGCACCTCGCCGACGCGCACCCCGACTTCGTGTCGGTGACCTACGGGGCGTCGGGCAGCACCCGGCAGACGACGCGCGCGCTGGTCCGCCGCCTGCTGCGCGAGACGTCGCTCAACCCCATCGCCCACCTCACGTGCGTCGGCACGTCGCGCGCCGAGATCACGGCGATCGTCGAGGAGTTCCTCGACGAGGGCGCACGCTCGTTCCTGGCGCTGCGCGGCGACCCGCCGGCCGGGCAGCCGGACTGGCAGCCCCACCCCGACGGACTCCACACCGCGAGCGAGCTGGTCGAGCTGCTCCGCGAGATCGAGTCGCGGCGCTGCGCGGGAAGCCCGTCGCAGGCGGTGCGCGCCCGGGTCCGCCCGTTGTCGGTCGCCGTCGCGGCGTTCCCGCGCGGCAACGCCGCGACCGGCGGCACGCGTGCGCAGGACGTCGCGTCGCTGCTGGCCAAGCAGGAGGCCGGCGCGGACTTCGCGATCACGCAGCTCTTCTTCGACGCCGAGGCGTACCTCGGGCTCGTCGCCGAGGCGCGCGACGCGGGCGTGACGATCCCGATCGTGCCCGGCATCATCCCGGCGACCGACCCGGCCCGGCTGCTGCGGGTGCAGGACCTCTCCGGCGTCCCCGTCCCGCGCGACCTGCTCGACCTGCTCGGCTCGGCCGACGACGACGTGGAGCGCCACCGCCGCGGCGTGCGGTACGGCGTCGACCTCGTCCGGGGCGTCCTCGACGGCGGCGCGCCCGGCGTCCACCTGTACACGTTCAACCAGCACCACGCCGCGCTCGACCTGCTCGAAGGAGCAGGGCTCGACGGCGGGGCGCGCACCGGCCGGCAGGCCGCACCGGACCCGACGTCACCCGACCCCACCCACGAGGGACAGACACCGCGATGA
- the metE gene encoding 5-methyltetrahydropteroyltriglutamate--homocysteine S-methyltransferase has product MTTTPTFPAGSVLGYPRIGPRRELKKAIEAFWAGRSSADEVEAVAADLRRRTRTRLAELGLRTDVPAIPSAFSFYDHVLDAATVLGAVPARFADLVDAEGRLDLAGYSTVARGRGDDLPLEMTKWFDSNYHYLVPEIGPDTEFRYASDRPVREFAEALAEGVLTRPVVVGPVTFLALAKAAEGAPEGFAPIDRLADVLPVYAALLRDLAAAGATWVQLDEPALVSDSVDVPVERLLASVTEAYGALTAVEGRPALFVAAPYGDLRDALGVLAATDVEAIGVDLVRGPAPTQAVPGLETKTLVAGVVDGHNIWRADLDAKLQVLERLENLGAGAVTVGTSTSLFHVPHDVEDEPTLDPTLKSWLAFADQKVVEVVTLAEGLTEGREAIHEQLLAASDALASRTSAPGVVRPEVRERVAALGEDAFSRGDFAARKAAQAARFDLPPLPTTTIGSFPQTPEIRKARAAFGKGELTAEQYEDEMKAEIRRVVELQEQIGLDVLVHGEPERNDMVQYFAENLDGFAVTTNGWVQSYGSRCTRPSILWGDVSRPAPITVAWTSYTQSLTPKPVKGMLTGPVTILAWSFVRDDQPLGDTANQVALALRDEITDLEAAGIGIIQVDEPALRELLPLREEDHAAYLDWSVRSFRLSTAGVREDTQIHTHLCYSEFGEIIGAIDGLDADVTSIEAARSKMEILGDIAGAGYPRAVGPGVYDIHSPRVPSEGEVEELLTEAVRSIALDQLWVNPDCGLKTRRYEEVTPSLAHIIEATRAVRATL; this is encoded by the coding sequence ATGACCACCACCCCCACGTTCCCCGCCGGCTCGGTCCTGGGCTACCCCCGGATCGGCCCCCGCCGTGAGCTCAAGAAGGCCATCGAGGCGTTCTGGGCCGGGCGGTCCTCCGCCGACGAGGTCGAGGCCGTCGCCGCCGACCTGCGCCGCCGCACCCGCACGCGCCTGGCCGAGCTGGGCCTGCGCACGGACGTGCCGGCGATCCCGAGCGCGTTCTCGTTCTACGACCACGTGCTCGACGCCGCGACGGTGCTCGGCGCCGTGCCGGCGCGGTTCGCTGACCTCGTCGACGCCGAGGGTCGCCTCGACCTCGCGGGCTACTCGACGGTCGCGCGCGGCCGCGGCGACGACCTGCCGCTCGAGATGACCAAGTGGTTCGACTCGAACTACCACTACCTGGTCCCCGAGATCGGCCCGGACACCGAGTTCCGCTACGCGAGCGACCGCCCGGTGCGCGAGTTCGCGGAGGCGCTGGCCGAGGGCGTCCTGACGCGGCCGGTCGTCGTCGGCCCGGTGACGTTCCTCGCGCTCGCCAAGGCCGCCGAGGGCGCGCCCGAGGGCTTCGCGCCGATCGACCGGCTCGCGGACGTCCTGCCGGTGTACGCGGCCCTGCTGCGCGACCTGGCCGCCGCGGGTGCCACGTGGGTGCAGCTCGACGAGCCCGCGCTCGTGTCCGACTCGGTGGACGTGCCCGTCGAGCGCCTGCTCGCGTCGGTGACCGAGGCCTACGGCGCGCTCACCGCCGTCGAGGGCCGCCCGGCGCTGTTCGTCGCCGCGCCCTACGGCGACCTGCGCGACGCGCTCGGCGTGCTCGCCGCGACCGACGTCGAGGCCATCGGCGTCGACCTGGTGCGCGGCCCGGCGCCGACGCAGGCGGTCCCGGGCCTGGAGACCAAGACGCTGGTCGCGGGCGTGGTCGACGGCCACAACATCTGGCGCGCGGACCTCGACGCCAAGCTGCAGGTGCTCGAGCGGCTCGAGAACCTCGGCGCGGGGGCTGTCACGGTCGGCACGTCGACGTCGCTGTTCCACGTCCCGCACGACGTCGAGGACGAGCCGACGCTCGACCCGACCCTGAAGTCCTGGCTCGCGTTCGCCGACCAGAAGGTCGTCGAGGTCGTCACCCTCGCGGAGGGCCTGACGGAGGGCCGCGAGGCGATCCACGAGCAGCTGCTCGCCGCCTCGGACGCGCTCGCGTCGCGCACGAGCGCGCCGGGCGTCGTCCGCCCCGAGGTCCGCGAGCGCGTCGCGGCGCTCGGCGAGGACGCGTTCAGCCGCGGCGACTTCGCGGCGCGCAAGGCGGCGCAGGCGGCCCGCTTCGACCTGCCGCCGCTGCCGACGACGACCATCGGCTCGTTCCCGCAGACGCCCGAGATCCGCAAGGCGCGCGCGGCGTTCGGCAAGGGTGAGCTCACGGCCGAGCAGTACGAGGACGAGATGAAGGCGGAGATCCGCCGCGTCGTCGAGCTGCAGGAGCAGATCGGCCTCGACGTCCTCGTGCACGGCGAGCCCGAGCGCAACGACATGGTCCAGTACTTCGCGGAGAACCTCGACGGGTTCGCCGTGACCACGAACGGCTGGGTCCAGTCCTACGGCTCGCGCTGCACGCGTCCGTCGATCCTGTGGGGCGACGTGTCCCGTCCTGCCCCGATCACGGTGGCCTGGACGTCGTACACGCAGTCGCTCACCCCGAAGCCGGTCAAGGGCATGCTCACCGGGCCGGTGACGATCCTCGCGTGGTCGTTCGTCCGCGACGACCAGCCGCTGGGCGACACCGCGAACCAGGTCGCCCTCGCGCTGCGCGACGAGATCACGGACCTCGAGGCCGCCGGCATCGGCATCATCCAGGTCGACGAGCCGGCGCTGCGCGAGCTCCTGCCGCTGCGCGAGGAGGACCACGCGGCCTACCTCGACTGGTCGGTCCGCTCGTTCCGCCTGTCGACGGCCGGCGTGCGCGAGGACACCCAGATCCACACCCACCTGTGCTACTCGGAGTTCGGCGAGATCATCGGCGCGATCGACGGCCTGGACGCCGACGTGACGAGCATCGAGGCGGCGCGCTCGAAGATGGAGATCCTCGGTGACATCGCCGGCGCGGGCTACCCGCGTGCGGTGGGTCCGGGCGTCTACGACATCCACTCTCCCCGCGTCCCGTCGGAGGGCGAGGTCGAGGAGCTCCTCACCGAGGCGGTCCGGTCGATCGCGCTCGACCAGCTCTGGGTGAACCCGGACTGCGGCCTCAAGACGCGCCGCTACGAGGAGGTCACGCCGTCGCTGGCGCACATCATCGAGGCGACGCGGGCGGTCCGCGCGACGCTCTGA
- a CDS encoding aminotransferase class I/II-fold pyridoxal phosphate-dependent enzyme: MEARTETTIFDAVPLDALRRRTSQKWRRYPPDVLPMYVAEMDVLQPEAVVRAVSDALRAGDTGYVFGPGYAQALAGFAADRYGWDVPVADCRLVPDVMLGVVEVLRLVTGPGDAVVVNPPVYPPFVQFVEHADRRPLAAPLGPDGRLDVDALDAAFAAATSGGRRAAYLLCHPHNPTGTLHTAAELAAVGELAGRHGVRVVADEIHAPLVTGTDDTGAPLPFVPTTTVIPSAIALHSASKAFHLAALKAAVAVPGPEARADLARLPEIVLHGVSHLGAVAHATALRECGDWLDAVLDGLRHNQRLLADLLTAHLPEARWSPPDATYFAWIDLRDLPAVRAGADPARLLLDVGRVAVNPGPTFGAHEGAGFVRLNLAASTATLTDGVRRAAAALR; this comes from the coding sequence GTGGAAGCGCGCACCGAGACCACGATCTTCGACGCCGTCCCGCTCGACGCGCTGCGGCGCCGCACGAGCCAGAAGTGGCGCCGCTACCCGCCGGACGTGCTGCCGATGTACGTGGCGGAGATGGACGTGCTGCAGCCGGAGGCGGTCGTGCGCGCCGTGTCCGACGCGCTGCGGGCGGGCGACACGGGCTACGTGTTCGGGCCGGGCTACGCGCAGGCCCTCGCCGGGTTCGCCGCCGACCGGTACGGGTGGGACGTGCCCGTCGCGGACTGCCGGCTGGTGCCCGACGTCATGCTCGGGGTCGTCGAGGTGCTGCGCCTCGTCACCGGCCCGGGCGACGCCGTCGTCGTCAACCCGCCCGTCTACCCGCCGTTCGTGCAGTTCGTCGAGCACGCGGACCGCCGGCCGCTGGCCGCGCCGCTCGGGCCGGACGGCCGGCTGGACGTCGACGCGCTCGACGCGGCGTTCGCGGCGGCGACGTCGGGCGGCCGCCGCGCCGCGTACCTGCTGTGCCACCCGCACAACCCGACGGGCACCCTGCACACCGCGGCGGAGCTGGCGGCGGTCGGCGAGCTCGCGGGGCGCCACGGGGTGCGCGTCGTCGCGGACGAGATCCACGCACCGCTGGTCACGGGCACCGACGACACCGGGGCTCCCCTGCCGTTCGTCCCCACGACGACCGTGATCCCGTCCGCGATCGCGCTGCACTCGGCGTCGAAAGCGTTCCACCTCGCGGCGCTCAAGGCCGCGGTGGCGGTCCCCGGCCCTGAGGCACGCGCCGACCTGGCCCGTCTGCCGGAGATCGTCCTGCACGGTGTCAGCCACCTCGGCGCCGTGGCCCACGCGACGGCCCTGCGGGAGTGCGGCGACTGGCTCGACGCCGTGCTCGACGGCCTGCGGCACAACCAGCGGCTCCTGGCCGACCTGCTGACCGCGCACCTGCCCGAGGCGCGCTGGTCCCCGCCCGACGCCACGTACTTCGCCTGGATCGACCTGCGTGACCTGCCCGCGGTCCGCGCCGGCGCCGACCCGGCCCGGCTGCTGCTGGACGTCGGTCGGGTCGCGGTGAACCCGGGCCCGACGTTCGGCGCGCACGAGGGCGCCGGTTTCGTCCGTCTCAACCTCGCGGCGTCGACCGCCACGCTCACGGACGGCGTCCGTCGAGCGGCCGCGGCGCTGCGCTGA